Proteins co-encoded in one Arachis hypogaea cultivar Tifrunner chromosome 11, arahy.Tifrunner.gnm2.J5K5, whole genome shotgun sequence genomic window:
- the LOC112722463 gene encoding probable aldehyde dehydrogenase isoform X2, with the protein MFKIVASRARASTPHARNAILSYNVSRSGHALSSATVEAEEISGSRPAEVLNLVQGKWVGASKWNTIVDPLNGDPFIKVGEVDETGLQPFVESLASCPKHGLHNPFKAPERYLMFGDISAKAAHMLSLPKVSDFFARLIQRVSPKSYHQACAEVYVTQKFLENFCGDQVRFLARSFGVPGNHLGQQSHGFRWPYGPVAIITPFNFPLEIPVLQLMGALYMGNKPVLKVDSKVSIVMEQMLRLLHTCGLPVEDVDFINCDGKTMNKLLQEANPRMTLFTGSSRVAEKLAVDLKGRIKLEDAGFDWKILGPDVDQEDYVAWVCDQDAYACSGQKCSAQSLLFMHENWASTSLVSKLKGLAERRKLEDLTIGPVLTFTTESMMDHMKQLLEIPGSKLLFGGKPLEGHSIPPIYGAIKPTAIYVPLEEIVKDKNYELVTKEIFGPFQIITDYKSSQLPTVLDTLEKMHAHLTAAVVSNDPLFLQAIIGRSVNGTTYAGLRARTTGAPQNHWFGPSGDPRGAGIGTPEAIKLVWSCHREVIYDYGPVPNRWEIPPST; encoded by the exons GTCTGGTCATGCTTTATCATCCGCCACAGTAGAAGCCGAAGAGATATCAGGTTCTAGACCTGCTGAAGTTTTGAACTTGG TTCAGGGTAAATGGGTCGGAGCTTCAAAGTGGAACACAATTGTGGACCCGCTAAATGGAGACCCCTTTATTAAAGTTGGTGAAGTTGATGAAACAGGCCTTCAG CCCTTTGTGGAAAGTTTGGCCAGCTGCCCCAAGCATGGTCTGCACAATCCATTTAAGGCTCCGGAGAG ATATCTTATGTTTGGAGATATATCTGCTAAGGCAGCTCACATGCTATCACTCCCTAAG GTTTCAGATTTCTTTGCAAGGCTAATACAGAGAGTTTCTCCCAAGAGTTATCATCAGGCCTGTGCAGAAGTTTATGTGACACAAAAGTTTCTAGAGAATTTCTGCGGTGATCAG GTTCGCTTCCTGGCAAGGTCTTTTGGGGTGCCTGGAAATCATCTTGGGCAGCAAAGTCACGGTTTCCGTTGGCCATATGGTCCG GTGGCTATTATTACTCCTTTCAATTTTCCATTAGAGATTCCAGTCCTTCAACTGATGGGTGCACTTTATATGGGCAACAAGCCAGTTCTTAAAGTTGATAGCAAG GTAAGCATTGTCATGGAGCAAATGTTGCGTCTGCTTCACACATGTGGTTTACCTGTAGAAGACGTAGACTTCATAAATTGTGACGGGAAGACAATGAACAAGCTGTTGCAGGAG GCAAATCCAAGAATGACCCTTTTCACTGGTAGTTCAAGAGTGGCAGAGAAATTGGCTGTTGATTTGAAGGGCCGGATTAAATTGGAAGATGctggatttgattggaaaatacTGGGCCCTGATGTTGACCAG GAAGATTATGTTGCATGGGTCTGTGACCAGGATGCTTATGCATGCAGTGGTCAGAAGTGCTCAGCACAATCATTATTATTTATGCATGAG AACTGGGCTTCTACTTCCTTGGTATCCAAATTGAAAGGTCTTGCTGAGAGAAGAAAGCTAGAGGACTTGACAATTGGTCCAGTTCTCACT TTTACAACTGAATCAATGATGGATCACATGAAACAATTACTTGAGATACCAGGTTCAAAGCTGCTCTTTGGGGGCAAGCCTTTAGAGGGTCATTCTATTCCACCTATTTACGGTGCTATTAAGCCCACTGCTATTTATGTTCCCCTTGAGGAAATTGTGAAGGACAAGAATTATGAGCTTGTGACAAAAGAAATTTTTGGACCTTTCCAG ATAATTACTGACTACAAAAGCAGTCAACTACCAACCGTGTTGGATACATTGGAAAAAATGCATGCACATTTAACTGCTGCTGTAGTTTCAAATGATCCTCTCTTTTTACAGGCAA TCATTGGTAGATCAGTGAATGGTACAACTTATGCTGGTCTAAGAGCAAGGACTACTGGAGCTCCACAAAACCATTG GTTTGGACCTTCTGGAGATCCTAGGGGTGCTGGAATCGGAACACCAGAAGCTATAAAACTAGTATGGTCTTGCCACAGAGAAGTTATATATGATTATGGTCCAGTACCAAACCGTTGGGAAATTCCTCCATCAACATGA
- the LOC112722463 gene encoding probable aldehyde dehydrogenase isoform X1 yields the protein MFKIVASRARASTPHARNAILSYNVSRSGHALSSATVEAEEISGSRPAEVLNLVQGKWVGASKWNTIVDPLNGDPFIKVGEVDETGLQPFVESLASCPKHGLHNPFKAPERYLMFGDISAKAAHMLSLPKVSDFFARLIQRVSPKSYHQACAEVYVTQKFLENFCGDQVRFLARSFGVPGNHLGQQSHGFRWPYGPVAIITPFNFPLEIPVLQLMGALYMGNKPVLKVDSKVSIVMEQMLRLLHTCGLPVEDVDFINCDGKTMNKLLQEANPRMTLFTGSSRVAEKLAVDLKGRIKLEDAGFDWKILGPDVDQEDYVAWVCDQDAYACSGQKCSAQSLLFMHENWASTSLVSKLKGLAERRKLEDLTIGPVLTFTTESMMDHMKQLLEIPGSKLLFGGKPLEGHSIPPIYGAIKPTAIYVPLEEIVKDKNYELVTKEIFGPFQIITDYKSSQLPTVLDTLEKMHAHLTAAVVSNDPLFLQEVIGRSVNGTTYAGLRARTTGAPQNHWFGPSGDPRGAGIGTPEAIKLVWSCHREVIYDYGPVPNRWEIPPST from the exons GTCTGGTCATGCTTTATCATCCGCCACAGTAGAAGCCGAAGAGATATCAGGTTCTAGACCTGCTGAAGTTTTGAACTTGG TTCAGGGTAAATGGGTCGGAGCTTCAAAGTGGAACACAATTGTGGACCCGCTAAATGGAGACCCCTTTATTAAAGTTGGTGAAGTTGATGAAACAGGCCTTCAG CCCTTTGTGGAAAGTTTGGCCAGCTGCCCCAAGCATGGTCTGCACAATCCATTTAAGGCTCCGGAGAG ATATCTTATGTTTGGAGATATATCTGCTAAGGCAGCTCACATGCTATCACTCCCTAAG GTTTCAGATTTCTTTGCAAGGCTAATACAGAGAGTTTCTCCCAAGAGTTATCATCAGGCCTGTGCAGAAGTTTATGTGACACAAAAGTTTCTAGAGAATTTCTGCGGTGATCAG GTTCGCTTCCTGGCAAGGTCTTTTGGGGTGCCTGGAAATCATCTTGGGCAGCAAAGTCACGGTTTCCGTTGGCCATATGGTCCG GTGGCTATTATTACTCCTTTCAATTTTCCATTAGAGATTCCAGTCCTTCAACTGATGGGTGCACTTTATATGGGCAACAAGCCAGTTCTTAAAGTTGATAGCAAG GTAAGCATTGTCATGGAGCAAATGTTGCGTCTGCTTCACACATGTGGTTTACCTGTAGAAGACGTAGACTTCATAAATTGTGACGGGAAGACAATGAACAAGCTGTTGCAGGAG GCAAATCCAAGAATGACCCTTTTCACTGGTAGTTCAAGAGTGGCAGAGAAATTGGCTGTTGATTTGAAGGGCCGGATTAAATTGGAAGATGctggatttgattggaaaatacTGGGCCCTGATGTTGACCAG GAAGATTATGTTGCATGGGTCTGTGACCAGGATGCTTATGCATGCAGTGGTCAGAAGTGCTCAGCACAATCATTATTATTTATGCATGAG AACTGGGCTTCTACTTCCTTGGTATCCAAATTGAAAGGTCTTGCTGAGAGAAGAAAGCTAGAGGACTTGACAATTGGTCCAGTTCTCACT TTTACAACTGAATCAATGATGGATCACATGAAACAATTACTTGAGATACCAGGTTCAAAGCTGCTCTTTGGGGGCAAGCCTTTAGAGGGTCATTCTATTCCACCTATTTACGGTGCTATTAAGCCCACTGCTATTTATGTTCCCCTTGAGGAAATTGTGAAGGACAAGAATTATGAGCTTGTGACAAAAGAAATTTTTGGACCTTTCCAG ATAATTACTGACTACAAAAGCAGTCAACTACCAACCGTGTTGGATACATTGGAAAAAATGCATGCACATTTAACTGCTGCTGTAGTTTCAAATGATCCTCTCTTTTTACAG GAAGTCATTGGTAGATCAGTGAATGGTACAACTTATGCTGGTCTAAGAGCAAGGACTACTGGAGCTCCACAAAACCATTG GTTTGGACCTTCTGGAGATCCTAGGGGTGCTGGAATCGGAACACCAGAAGCTATAAAACTAGTATGGTCTTGCCACAGAGAAGTTATATATGATTATGGTCCAGTACCAAACCGTTGGGAAATTCCTCCATCAACATGA